The following proteins come from a genomic window of Carassius carassius chromosome 10, fCarCar2.1, whole genome shotgun sequence:
- the gpr34a gene encoding probable G-protein coupled receptor 34a: protein MSNITPTDRFTNHSSFNRSCPLEEETLRLPLAVLYSLIFLFGLAGNLLALWVFLFLHSRRNSVRVFLINVALADLVLLACLPFRVLYHARGNVWSLGPHMCKAVGNLFYMNMYVSITLMGLISLDRYLKIIGVKGSQRGCGQRWLRGSRWSLVTCVLLWSGSLVMVVPMIALVERNEETGKCFQYKQRKHARGKAYFNLFMVAVFWLVFAVLLVSYGRIARRLLQASRDKPDLPNATRYARTAKKSFVVLLLFTVCFVPYHAFRGFYVSSQLRDVSCETRRLMDLTNEIMLLFSALNSCLDPVMYFMLSGSVRKATAQALSQFLHLHQEPVMTNSSTTEFRRTSVSHASTAAVLTTSRGSLGLIRSKHGFSADGESCPQITALSN, encoded by the coding sequence ATGAGCAACATCACGCCGACTGACCGCTTCACCAACCACAGCTCCTTCAACCGCTCGTGTCCTCTGGAGGAGGAGACCCTGCGGCTCCCGCTGGCCGTGCTCTACTCGCTCATCTTTCTGTTCGGTCTGGCAGGAAACCTGCTGGCTCTGTGGGTCTTCCTCTTCCTGCACTCGCGCAGAAACTCAGTGCGTGTCTTCCTGATCAACGTGGCGCTGGCGGACCTGGTGCTGCTGGCGTGTCTTCCCTTCCGTGTGCTGTACCACGCTCGGGGGAACGTGTGGTCTCTGGGGCCGCACATGTGTAAGGCGGTGGGCAACCTGTTCTACATGAACATGTACGTCAGCATCACCCTGATGGGTCTGATCAGTCTGGACCGCTATCTGAAGATCATCGGCGTGAAGGGCTCTCAGAGGGGCTGCGGTCAGCGCTGGCTCCGGGGCAGTCGCTGGAGTCTGGTGACCTGTGTTCTGCTGTGGAGCGGCTCTCTGGTGATGGTGGTGCCTATGATCGCGCTGGTCGAGAGAAACGAGGAGACGGGGAAGTGTTTCCAGTACAAGCAGAGGAAGCACGCTAGAGGCAAAGCCTACTTCAATCTGTTCATGGTGGCGGTGTTCTGGCTGGTGTTTGCGGTGCTGTTGGTTTCATACGGACGGATCGCACGCAGACTGCTGCAAGCCTCACGGGACAAACCGGACCTGCCCAACGCCACACGCTACGCTCGCACCGCTAAGAAGTCCTTCGTGGTGCTGCTCCTCTTCACCGTCTGCTTCGTGCCGTATCACGCCTTCAGGGGCTTCTATGTTTCGTCGCAGCTCCGTGACGTCAGCTGTGAGACGCGGCGGCTCATGGATCTCACCAACGAGATCATGCTTCTGTTCTCGGCCCTCAACAGCTGCCTGGACCCCGTCATGTACTTCATGCTCTCAGGCTCGGTGCGCAAAGCCACCGCTCAGGCTTTATCGCAGTTCCTACACTTGCACCAGGAGCCCGTGATGACCAACAGCTCCACCACGGAGTTCAGGAGGACGTCTGTGTCCCACGCCTCCACCGCTGCGGTGCTGACCACATCCAGAGGCAGTCTGGGACTCATCCGCTCTAAACACGGCTTCAGCGCTGACGGAGAGTCCTGTCCACAGATCACGGCTCTGTCAAACTGA